A DNA window from Paenibacillus sp. HWE-109 contains the following coding sequences:
- a CDS encoding 1-aminocyclopropane-1-carboxylate deaminase/D-cysteine desulfhydrase, whose product MTTEAKNKPRVALGEWPTPLQEAKQLSALLGGRLLVKREDLSGLGAGGNKARKLEFHLGQALAEGATHLITTGAVQSNHAHLTAAAARKLGLQAHLVLTGSSDASPRSGNLLLDHILEAEITFVEPPEGQSAQAYVTEQMREIARRIAEAGGKAFIIPEGGTDLLGTLGYIEALRELGGQLELRLGSASRVLVAVAAGTCGTFAGLLAGAKLSAFPFVIDVLGVSISGKTELKIKRTVRLVNEALQASGSLLEVSDDQVWIEDRFIGEGYASKTEAGAEAIRLTAQNEGIFLDPVYTGKAMAALLHLGRTGELDDYDAVVFLHTGGLPLLFHYA is encoded by the coding sequence ATGACAACGGAAGCGAAGAACAAACCGCGCGTGGCTTTGGGCGAATGGCCGACCCCTTTGCAGGAAGCCAAACAATTATCTGCGCTGCTCGGAGGCAGGCTGCTAGTGAAGCGCGAGGACCTTTCCGGACTTGGCGCCGGAGGAAACAAAGCGCGAAAGCTTGAATTCCATCTTGGCCAGGCGCTGGCGGAAGGGGCTACGCATCTGATTACGACGGGGGCTGTTCAGTCGAATCACGCGCATCTGACCGCAGCGGCTGCCCGCAAGTTGGGCTTGCAGGCGCATCTTGTTTTGACGGGCTCCTCGGATGCATCGCCCCGCAGCGGTAATTTATTGCTCGACCACATTCTGGAGGCGGAGATCACCTTTGTTGAACCACCGGAAGGCCAGTCGGCACAAGCTTATGTGACGGAACAGATGCGGGAGATTGCCCGTCGAATTGCCGAAGCAGGAGGCAAAGCTTTTATCATCCCCGAAGGGGGAACAGACCTGCTCGGCACGCTGGGCTACATCGAAGCGCTGCGCGAGCTGGGAGGACAGCTGGAACTGCGGCTTGGATCTGCAAGCCGGGTACTGGTGGCGGTGGCCGCAGGAACTTGCGGCACCTTCGCCGGCTTGCTGGCAGGTGCCAAGCTGTCGGCCTTCCCGTTCGTCATTGACGTTCTCGGCGTCAGTATTAGCGGCAAGACCGAGCTCAAGATCAAGCGGACGGTCCGGCTCGTGAATGAAGCGCTGCAAGCTTCAGGCTCCTTGCTTGAAGTGAGCGATGATCAGGTATGGATCGAGGATCGTTTCATCGGCGAAGGCTACGCCAGCAAAACGGAGGCAGGCGCGGAAGCCATCCGTTTAACTGCGCAGAACGAAGGCATCTTTCTGGACCCCGTTTATACGGGCAAAGCGATGGCTGCCTTGCTGCATCTGGGCCGCACGGGCGAACTCGACGATTACGATGCTGTGGTGTTCTTGCATACAGGGGGACTCCCGCTGTTGTTTCACTATGCGTAA
- the cysK gene encoding cysteine synthase A codes for MGNRNKLCDNILDLIGLTPLVRINKLVGEADAEVYVKLESFNPAGSVKDRTAYGIIRQAEQDGLLQPGGTIIELTSGNTGIGLAAIGAVLGYPTIIFIREKYNQERFDLLRAYGAKIITFGVDEDMADVKERVEQLHRNLPGSYLAKQSENPANPEIHRQTTAEEILYQTDQRLDAYVGTSGTGGTITGVGERIKEVLPEVTVHLVESIHSKVIEGEEPGEHRIYGISPPMLPEVLNKDIVDEIIHIRDEDAYETAKALARREGILAGPSTGAAVWAALQVARRLGKGKRVIALGPDTGERYLSIGVFRDTESAEADNTQEQLLQVPVGGK; via the coding sequence GTGGGAAACAGAAATAAATTGTGTGACAATATACTCGATCTCATTGGTCTTACGCCGCTCGTGCGGATTAACAAGCTGGTCGGGGAAGCGGATGCCGAGGTGTACGTCAAGCTGGAATCGTTCAATCCCGCTGGGAGTGTCAAGGATCGTACGGCCTATGGCATCATTCGCCAGGCGGAGCAGGACGGATTGCTCCAGCCGGGGGGAACGATTATCGAGCTGACCAGCGGCAATACAGGCATTGGACTGGCGGCCATTGGCGCTGTGCTGGGCTATCCGACGATTATTTTCATCCGTGAGAAATATAATCAAGAGCGATTTGATCTGCTGCGCGCTTACGGCGCCAAGATCATTACATTCGGGGTCGACGAGGATATGGCCGATGTCAAGGAAAGAGTCGAGCAGCTTCATCGAAACCTGCCGGGAAGCTATCTGGCCAAGCAGTCGGAGAATCCGGCCAATCCTGAGATTCATCGGCAGACGACGGCCGAGGAGATTTTGTATCAGACAGACCAGCGATTGGATGCTTATGTCGGAACCTCCGGTACAGGAGGAACGATTACAGGTGTTGGAGAGCGGATTAAGGAAGTGCTGCCGGAGGTGACCGTCCATCTGGTGGAATCGATTCATTCCAAAGTTATTGAAGGTGAAGAGCCTGGCGAGCATCGCATTTACGGGATTAGTCCGCCAATGCTCCCCGAAGTGTTGAATAAGGATATTGTTGATGAAATCATTCATATTCGGGATGAGGACGCGTATGAGACTGCCAAAGCGTTGGCGCGCCGGGAAGGCATTCTTGCCGGGCCTTCGACCGGTGCGGCCGTCTGGGCTGCCCTGCAGGTTGCCCGCAGGCTGGGCAAGGGCAAACGCGTTATCGCGCTAGGACCGGATACCGGGGAAAGGTACCTCAGTATAGGGGTGTTTCGCGATACGGAATCGGCGGAAGCAGACAACACACAGGAACAACTTCTTCAAGTGCCAGTAGGAGGCAAATGA
- a CDS encoding LLM class flavin-dependent oxidoreductase, with the protein MSHQHKQMILNFFLNNTGVHEMGWKHPEAQPERVSDLSHYIELVQIAEAAKFHAVFLADNLSLGPLVATNGLSTGFEPVTLLAALAAVTSRIGLIATVSSTYTEPFNTARLFASLDHLSGGRAGWNVVTSANSLSTQLNFQQEESITHEVYYNRAEEFVQLAKKFWDSWEDDALVLDREKGIYADQDKIHTFDHHGPYYDAKGPLNLPRSPQGYPVLVQAGASETGKNFAARTAEVVYTMQPAWETAQAFYRDIKSRVEKFGRNPDELKIIPGICPVIGETEEEAKEKAAKIHKLLDVRVGVKRISLAIDYDLSAFPLDEPVPDLSGIPNQKTYSKLIQTIARNEQLTIRQLVHRVASGNGHLTFVGTPVQIADELEAWFLKAADGFAIRPQLSPGGLADFAKWVVPELQRRGLFHKEYTGRTLRENLGLKRPVNSFIKQFSG; encoded by the coding sequence ATGAGCCACCAGCATAAGCAGATGATTCTTAACTTCTTTTTAAACAATACAGGCGTTCATGAAATGGGCTGGAAACATCCGGAGGCGCAGCCGGAGCGGGTGTCGGATCTCTCGCACTATATTGAGCTTGTGCAAATTGCCGAGGCAGCGAAATTCCACGCCGTTTTCCTCGCTGACAACTTGTCGCTTGGCCCGCTGGTGGCCACCAACGGTTTGAGCACAGGCTTCGAGCCTGTGACTTTGCTGGCGGCTCTGGCGGCGGTCACAAGCCGGATCGGATTGATCGCGACGGTATCTTCCACATACACGGAACCTTTCAATACAGCCCGTTTGTTTGCCTCACTCGATCATCTCAGCGGCGGTCGCGCTGGCTGGAATGTCGTCACATCCGCCAACAGTCTGAGCACGCAGTTAAATTTCCAACAGGAAGAGTCGATTACACATGAAGTGTATTACAATCGTGCCGAAGAGTTCGTCCAACTGGCCAAAAAGTTCTGGGATAGCTGGGAAGATGATGCGCTAGTGCTGGATCGTGAGAAGGGGATTTACGCGGATCAAGACAAAATCCATACCTTTGATCATCATGGACCCTATTATGATGCCAAGGGACCGCTGAATCTGCCCCGATCACCGCAAGGTTATCCGGTGCTCGTGCAAGCCGGAGCCTCGGAGACGGGCAAGAACTTTGCCGCTAGAACCGCGGAGGTGGTCTATACGATGCAGCCAGCCTGGGAAACAGCGCAAGCTTTCTACCGGGATATCAAGTCCCGCGTCGAGAAGTTTGGCCGAAACCCGGACGAATTGAAAATCATTCCCGGTATTTGCCCGGTTATTGGCGAAACGGAAGAGGAAGCCAAAGAGAAGGCTGCGAAGATTCATAAGCTGCTCGATGTGCGTGTGGGGGTGAAGCGGATCTCCTTGGCTATTGACTATGATTTGTCGGCATTTCCGCTGGATGAGCCTGTGCCGGATTTATCGGGTATCCCCAATCAGAAAACGTATTCCAAGCTGATTCAGACTATTGCCCGCAACGAGCAGCTAACGATCAGGCAGTTGGTGCATCGAGTTGCCAGCGGCAACGGTCACTTGACGTTTGTTGGGACGCCGGTGCAAATCGCTGATGAATTGGAGGCGTGGTTTCTGAAAGCTGCTGACGGCTTCGCCATCAGACCTCAACTTTCACCAGGGGGATTGGCGGATTTTGCGAAATGGGTAGTTCCGGAACTACAGCGCAGAGGCTTATTTCACAAGGAGTACACCGGACGAACGCTGCGTGAGAATTTGGGCCTTAAGCGGCCGGTTAATTCATTCATCAAACAGTTTAGCGGGTAG
- a CDS encoding ABC transporter substrate-binding protein yields the protein MAKSIFRSLSVLLLATVVTACASNAEPSGTSNAGTSGAPAAISSNIKDGTIPASDKSKNPKAALSRTDTFIVGLTSAPDGKYNPLLGAYWNQNVNELVFSSLVAIDKAGLPVPALADKWEIANDGLQYTFHLRPDLTFSDGSPLTAEDAAFSLMVLHDPTYDGPTDITQAYIKGGTEYKKGAATSIEGIKVIDPLTLQVQTTQSSALALRLIGGYVIPKVYYGPKYKKGDLLAFKELNAKPLGAGLYTFDKEVKGQEIRLVANQLYYKGKPQIQNWIYKIVNEATALQNLAAGEIDYIAFTTSNTDIAEQLKLLSFVDVNTYTTNQFAYLDFNTKSPVLQDKNVRIALQYGLDRQKFVDILYQGYGEVGNHPVAPTSWAYPKDVKGATFDAKKAKELLDQAGWKVGAGGIREKDGKKLTVRYLSRDSNFDKVLIPILKENYTDIGVDVQFETLDYNAVVAKRNKGDFELAYFFYSTNDPYDQLRTYYSKSPEVPEARKYTNEKVDQLIVQSTSILDQNKRLPLLKDLYQELTNDPPTFILAYYKVLSATNSRIKGIVPNTYQGIVNQIDSLNYKIDK from the coding sequence ATGGCGAAATCTATATTCAGATCTTTATCCGTTTTGCTGCTTGCCACGGTTGTGACAGCCTGCGCCAGCAATGCTGAACCTTCGGGCACAAGCAATGCCGGCACGAGCGGAGCGCCGGCAGCTATCAGTTCTAATATCAAGGACGGCACTATTCCTGCCTCCGATAAGTCCAAGAATCCGAAGGCGGCGCTGAGCCGCACAGATACGTTCATCGTAGGGCTTACCTCCGCCCCGGATGGCAAGTATAATCCGCTCCTCGGTGCATACTGGAATCAGAACGTTAATGAACTGGTATTTTCCTCGCTCGTTGCGATAGATAAAGCTGGCCTTCCGGTACCCGCACTGGCAGATAAATGGGAAATAGCAAACGACGGTTTGCAGTACACGTTTCACCTGCGGCCTGATTTGACATTCAGCGATGGTTCGCCGCTTACCGCAGAAGACGCCGCCTTCTCCCTGATGGTGCTGCACGATCCAACCTATGACGGACCAACGGACATTACGCAAGCCTACATTAAAGGCGGAACCGAGTACAAGAAAGGGGCGGCGACGTCCATCGAAGGAATTAAGGTTATAGATCCGCTCACGCTGCAGGTTCAGACCACACAATCCAGCGCGCTGGCTTTGAGGCTGATCGGCGGCTACGTCATTCCCAAAGTTTATTACGGACCCAAGTACAAGAAGGGCGACTTGTTGGCGTTCAAAGAATTGAATGCCAAACCGCTCGGCGCAGGACTGTACACATTTGACAAAGAGGTCAAAGGTCAGGAGATCCGTCTGGTTGCCAATCAGCTGTACTATAAAGGCAAACCGCAAATTCAGAATTGGATCTATAAAATTGTCAATGAAGCAACGGCCTTGCAAAATTTGGCCGCAGGAGAAATTGATTATATTGCTTTTACGACGTCGAATACAGATATTGCAGAGCAACTCAAACTGCTTAGTTTTGTGGATGTCAATACGTATACAACGAACCAGTTCGCCTACCTTGATTTCAATACCAAGAGCCCAGTTCTGCAGGATAAAAACGTTCGCATTGCTTTGCAATACGGTCTGGATCGCCAGAAATTCGTAGACATTCTGTATCAAGGCTATGGGGAAGTGGGCAACCATCCGGTCGCCCCGACTTCTTGGGCATATCCGAAAGATGTGAAGGGTGCAACGTTCGACGCGAAGAAAGCGAAAGAACTGCTGGATCAAGCCGGCTGGAAAGTCGGTGCAGGCGGTATTCGCGAGAAAGACGGCAAGAAATTAACGGTCCGTTACTTGAGCCGAGATAGTAATTTCGATAAGGTGCTGATCCCGATTCTCAAAGAAAATTACACGGATATTGGCGTTGACGTGCAATTCGAAACGCTCGATTATAATGCCGTCGTAGCAAAGCGGAATAAAGGGGACTTCGAGCTTGCCTACTTCTTTTATTCGACGAACGATCCCTACGATCAATTAAGAACTTATTACAGCAAGAGTCCCGAAGTTCCGGAGGCCAGGAAATACACGAATGAAAAGGTCGATCAATTGATTGTTCAAAGCACGAGCATTCTCGATCAAAACAAGCGGCTTCCGCTGCTGAAGGATCTGTATCAGGAGTTGACCAATGATCCGCCAACGTTTATTTTGGCTTATTACAAAGTGTTGTCAGCAACGAATTCGCGGATCAAAGGCATCGTCCCGAATACGTACCAAGGTATCGTCAACCAAATCGACTCTTTGAACTATAAGATTGACAAATAA